From Nitratidesulfovibrio vulgaris str. Hildenborough, a single genomic window includes:
- a CDS encoding DUF3536 domain-containing protein — MARHLCIHGHFYQPPREDPWQGDVLPEGSAAPAHDWNERIHRESYAPLAWARRLDANGRIADIMNCYEWMSFNVGPTLLRWMDRHAPDTLRRMVEGDRQSLARWGHGNALAQVYHHIIMPLATVRDREMEVAWAVDDFMHRFGRKPEGMWLAESAADLPSLETLADAGIAFTILAPRQARAVAMLDGRPADDAAWMPVDEHSLDIREPYLVELPSGRSMAVFFYDGALSRAVAFERLLQDGEGFWRRLVGAAGPGLLSVCTDGETYGHHFTFGEMALAHVLGQGYSGRDDLRLTNYAAQLERTPPRRRVLLHEPSSWSCAHGVERWRSDCGCTDGGHPGWNQRWRKPLREGLDAMKREIDAHFSRRGASLFYDPWAALRGYGKVLATQSTAAATPSADSAQPAAPGTALPDALEDARSTFAAKHLRPDLAPSDIDTAWRLLAMQEAALAAFASCAWFFDEISRIEPVNAMTYALRASDLAAATGTGDIHRHLLEHLQRAVSNKPEEGTGADIFTHHALPRRETVPGLVLQALCLLEAADALPAAGDTATWTWPGAQVAVRLESAPGDVPLQGMAEVRLALEPGGETVHFAWTPPHATGATGSLVRVVRADGTQEAMRLMDLARNRREALLAALTTGATRRADELLGPVARMMLPLVSPWEEAQRDMVRSEAWAPLLPTLGLATITGCGASPETLRLVEDYLRANLGAGDRRRLARLAEGMFTELLDAPEPDWDKIERRIVRTRALLPDMDWWSVQNRIWQWGLAGEGPRRCAVQLGFRV; from the coding sequence ATGGCACGGCACCTCTGCATCCACGGCCACTTCTACCAGCCCCCACGGGAAGACCCGTGGCAGGGAGACGTCCTGCCCGAAGGCAGCGCAGCCCCCGCCCACGACTGGAACGAACGCATCCACCGTGAAAGCTACGCCCCGCTGGCATGGGCGCGCCGCCTCGACGCCAATGGCCGTATCGCAGACATCATGAACTGCTACGAGTGGATGAGCTTCAACGTAGGCCCCACGCTGCTGCGCTGGATGGACAGACACGCCCCCGACACCCTGCGCCGCATGGTCGAGGGCGACAGGCAAAGCCTCGCCCGCTGGGGCCACGGCAACGCGCTGGCGCAGGTGTACCATCATATCATCATGCCGCTGGCCACTGTGCGCGACCGCGAGATGGAGGTGGCATGGGCCGTGGACGACTTCATGCACCGCTTCGGCCGCAAGCCGGAAGGCATGTGGCTGGCCGAAAGCGCCGCCGACCTGCCCTCTCTGGAGACGCTGGCCGATGCGGGCATCGCCTTCACCATCCTCGCACCGCGTCAGGCGCGCGCCGTCGCCATGCTGGACGGCAGGCCCGCCGATGATGCCGCATGGATGCCCGTGGACGAGCATTCTCTCGACATCCGCGAACCCTACCTCGTGGAACTCCCCTCCGGGCGTTCCATGGCCGTCTTCTTCTATGACGGTGCCCTGTCGCGGGCCGTGGCCTTCGAAAGACTGCTGCAAGACGGCGAGGGTTTCTGGAGGCGCCTCGTGGGGGCCGCCGGCCCCGGTCTGCTTTCCGTGTGTACCGACGGCGAGACCTACGGACACCATTTCACCTTCGGGGAGATGGCCTTGGCCCACGTTCTGGGACAGGGCTATTCGGGCCGCGACGACCTGCGTCTGACCAACTACGCGGCGCAACTGGAACGCACCCCTCCCAGACGGCGTGTCCTCCTGCATGAACCGTCGTCATGGAGTTGCGCCCACGGCGTCGAGCGATGGCGTAGCGACTGCGGCTGCACCGACGGCGGGCATCCGGGCTGGAACCAGCGCTGGCGCAAGCCCTTGCGCGAAGGGCTGGATGCCATGAAGCGCGAGATAGACGCCCATTTCTCCCGGCGCGGCGCGTCGCTCTTCTATGACCCGTGGGCGGCACTCCGCGGGTATGGCAAGGTGCTGGCGACGCAATCAACGGCGGCAGCGACACCTTCGGCCGACAGCGCACAACCCGCGGCCCCGGGCACGGCGCTCCCTGATGCACTTGAAGACGCCCGCTCCACCTTTGCCGCAAAACACCTGCGACCCGACCTCGCCCCCTCGGACATCGATACGGCATGGCGTCTTCTGGCCATGCAGGAAGCGGCCCTTGCCGCCTTCGCCAGTTGTGCATGGTTCTTCGACGAAATCTCGCGCATCGAACCCGTCAACGCCATGACCTACGCCCTGCGGGCCTCCGACCTCGCCGCCGCCACAGGCACGGGCGACATCCACAGGCATCTTCTCGAACACCTGCAACGGGCCGTCTCCAACAAGCCCGAAGAAGGCACGGGGGCGGACATCTTCACCCACCACGCCCTTCCCCGCCGCGAGACGGTACCGGGGCTGGTGCTTCAGGCCCTGTGCCTCCTCGAAGCCGCAGACGCCTTGCCCGCCGCGGGCGACACCGCCACATGGACGTGGCCTGGGGCACAGGTCGCCGTCCGTCTGGAGTCCGCCCCCGGCGACGTGCCGCTGCAAGGCATGGCCGAAGTCCGCCTTGCCCTTGAACCCGGGGGAGAGACGGTGCACTTCGCGTGGACGCCGCCACACGCCACGGGGGCAACAGGCAGCCTCGTCCGCGTGGTGCGTGCGGATGGAACGCAGGAGGCCATGCGGCTGATGGACCTTGCCCGCAACCGGCGCGAGGCGTTGCTGGCGGCACTGACCACAGGGGCGACCCGGCGTGCCGACGAGCTTCTCGGTCCGGTGGCACGCATGATGCTGCCGCTGGTCTCACCGTGGGAGGAGGCGCAACGCGACATGGTGCGTTCCGAAGCGTGGGCACCGCTTCTGCCCACGCTGGGGCTTGCCACCATCACAGGTTGCGGGGCATCGCCGGAGACGTTGCGCCTTGTGGAGGACTACCTTCGCGCCAACCTCGGCGCAGGCGACCGCAGACGGCTGGCAAGACTGGCCGAAGGCATGTTCACGGAACTGCTCGACGCGCCGGAACCCGACTGGGACAAGATCGAACGACGCATCGTGCGGACACGCGCCCTGCTGCCGGACATGGACTGGTGGTCCGTGCAGAACCGGATATGGCAATGGGGGCTCGCCGGTGAAGGGCCGCGCCGCTGCGCTGTCCAACTCGGGTTCAGGGTCTAG
- a CDS encoding sulfide/dihydroorotate dehydrogenase-like FAD/NAD-binding protein — protein sequence MPNIILKKERLIPGQTSKLVIDAPHIARKAKPGNFVILRVCEKGERIPLTIADADPDAGTITIVYLVLGKSTAMLETLGEGDAILDLCGPLGKPTHIERCGTVICVGGGTGIAAMHHIAKGHHLAGNHVVAIIGARNKDLLLFHDDLSAFCPEVLVSTDDGSFGHKGLVTDLLRQRLENDPGVAEVVAVGPVPMMAAVSRTTEPFGVKTTVSLNSIMVDGIGMCGACRVTVGGETRFACVDGPEFDGHKVDFDELRKRLGAFRPQEKESFDHFCRCTCHE from the coding sequence ATGCCCAATATCATTCTCAAGAAGGAACGCCTCATCCCCGGGCAGACCAGCAAACTGGTCATCGACGCCCCGCACATCGCGCGCAAGGCGAAGCCCGGCAACTTCGTCATCCTGCGCGTGTGCGAAAAGGGCGAACGCATTCCCCTTACCATAGCGGACGCCGACCCGGACGCGGGCACCATCACCATCGTCTATCTCGTTCTCGGCAAATCGACAGCCATGCTTGAGACCCTCGGCGAAGGCGATGCCATCCTCGACCTGTGCGGTCCCCTCGGCAAGCCCACCCATATCGAACGCTGCGGTACTGTCATCTGCGTGGGCGGGGGCACTGGCATCGCCGCCATGCATCACATCGCCAAGGGACACCATCTGGCGGGCAACCATGTCGTGGCCATCATCGGTGCGCGCAACAAGGACCTGCTTCTCTTCCACGACGACCTCTCGGCATTCTGCCCCGAAGTGCTCGTCTCCACGGACGACGGCAGCTTCGGGCACAAGGGGCTGGTGACCGACCTGCTGCGCCAGCGCCTCGAAAACGACCCCGGCGTGGCGGAGGTCGTGGCCGTGGGTCCCGTGCCCATGATGGCAGCCGTGTCCCGCACCACCGAACCCTTCGGCGTGAAGACCACGGTAAGTCTCAACTCCATCATGGTCGACGGCATCGGCATGTGCGGCGCATGTCGCGTGACTGTCGGCGGCGAGACGCGCTTCGCGTGCGTGGACGGGCCGGAATTCGACGGACACAAGGTGGATTTCGACGAATTACGCAAACGGCTTGGGGCGTTCCGTCCGCAAGAGAAGGAATCGTTCGACCATTTCTGCAGGTGTACGTGCCATGAATAG
- the gltA gene encoding NADPH-dependent glutamate synthase: MNSDKKGRSLQPRVPMPCQPAHERVGNFHEVALGYSREDAMREASRCLQCKKPKCVKGCPVEVQIPQFIAALAKGDVESAYRTLRETNSLPAVCGRVCPQENQCEGACILGAKGQPVAIGRLERYAADTYMALDACDQLTGRPECPLIDPDLKVACIGSGPASLTVAGYLSSRGFKVTVYEALHELGGVLVYGIPEFRLPKSDIVEKEIAALRQQEVEFVTNWVGGRTFSIDDLFAEGYKAVFIGVGAGLPRFLDIPGENLVGVFSANEYLTRVNLGRAYGFPDYDTPVYRGREVTVFGGGNVAMDAARTALRLGAESVRIVYRRTRDEMPARLEELEHAEEEGVRLELLAAPLGFKGDADGRLTAVTLQRMELGEPDASGRRSPRPVEGAVYDLPTDLAVIAVGTRPNPILLEATPGLTLDRRGYIAVDEATGMTSIPGVYAGGDIVTGAATVILAMGAGRRAAKDIEARLRPAT, from the coding sequence ATGAATAGTGACAAGAAGGGCAGAAGCCTGCAACCGCGAGTCCCCATGCCCTGCCAGCCCGCCCATGAGCGGGTGGGCAACTTCCACGAAGTGGCCCTTGGCTACTCGCGCGAGGACGCCATGCGCGAGGCCTCGCGCTGCCTGCAATGCAAGAAGCCCAAGTGCGTCAAGGGCTGCCCCGTCGAGGTGCAGATACCGCAATTCATCGCCGCCCTTGCCAAGGGCGATGTCGAGTCGGCCTACCGCACCCTGCGCGAGACCAACAGCCTGCCCGCGGTCTGTGGCCGGGTCTGTCCACAGGAGAACCAGTGCGAAGGGGCCTGCATACTCGGGGCCAAGGGACAACCCGTGGCCATCGGTCGTCTCGAACGCTACGCCGCAGACACCTACATGGCCCTCGACGCCTGCGACCAGCTTACGGGCAGGCCCGAGTGCCCGCTCATCGACCCCGACCTCAAGGTCGCGTGCATCGGGTCCGGGCCCGCAAGCCTCACCGTGGCGGGCTACCTTTCGTCGCGCGGGTTCAAGGTGACCGTGTACGAGGCCCTGCACGAACTTGGCGGGGTGCTCGTCTACGGCATCCCCGAATTCAGGCTGCCCAAGTCCGACATCGTGGAGAAGGAGATTGCCGCCCTGCGCCAGCAGGAGGTGGAGTTCGTCACCAACTGGGTGGGCGGGCGCACCTTCTCCATCGACGACCTCTTCGCCGAAGGCTACAAGGCCGTGTTCATCGGGGTCGGGGCCGGGTTGCCCCGTTTTCTCGACATCCCCGGAGAGAACCTCGTCGGGGTGTTCTCGGCCAACGAATACCTGACGCGGGTCAACCTCGGGCGTGCCTACGGCTTCCCGGACTATGACACCCCCGTCTACAGGGGGCGCGAGGTCACCGTCTTCGGCGGAGGCAACGTGGCCATGGACGCGGCACGCACTGCCCTGCGCCTCGGCGCGGAGAGCGTTCGCATCGTCTACCGCCGTACCCGCGACGAGATGCCCGCCCGCCTCGAAGAACTTGAACATGCCGAGGAGGAAGGCGTTCGCCTCGAACTTCTGGCCGCACCGCTCGGCTTCAAGGGCGACGCGGACGGACGCCTCACCGCCGTGACCCTGCAACGCATGGAACTGGGCGAGCCCGACGCCTCGGGCAGACGCAGCCCCCGCCCTGTGGAGGGCGCGGTGTACGACCTGCCCACCGACCTTGCCGTCATCGCCGTGGGCACACGCCCCAACCCAATCCTGCTCGAAGCGACCCCCGGACTCACGCTCGACCGCCGGGGCTACATCGCGGTGGACGAGGCCACGGGCATGACATCCATCCCCGGCGTGTACGCCGGTGGCGACATCGTGACGGGAGCCGCCACGGTCATCCTCGCCATGGGTGCCGGTCGCAGGGCCGCCAAGGACATAGAAGCCCGACTGCGCCCTGCCACATAG
- a CDS encoding phosphate ABC transporter substrate-binding protein, whose protein sequence is MSIKRFALVALMTLGLAANAFAADKIVVKGSTTVLPIMQKAAEAYMKKTPGVEIEISGGGSGNGIKALIDGTLDICMSSRKIKDKEVEAAKANGREAVEHIVALDAILPIVNKGNPVDNLTIDQLRAIYEGKITNWKEVGGKDEAIVVISRDTSSGTYESWQHFVMKDAKVFPGALLQASSGAVLQAVSKNSKAISYDGIGYVNDTVKATKVNGVTGSAATAKDGSYAMARDLQIYTPGQPQGAVKNFIDFMKSAEGQALVQEAGFIPTK, encoded by the coding sequence ATGTCGATCAAGCGTTTCGCCCTCGTCGCCCTCATGACGCTTGGCCTTGCCGCCAACGCCTTCGCCGCCGACAAGATCGTGGTCAAGGGTTCGACCACCGTGCTCCCCATCATGCAGAAAGCTGCCGAAGCCTACATGAAGAAGACCCCCGGCGTGGAGATCGAAATCTCCGGTGGGGGTTCCGGCAACGGTATCAAGGCCCTCATCGACGGCACGCTGGACATCTGCATGTCCTCGCGCAAGATCAAGGACAAGGAAGTGGAAGCCGCCAAGGCCAACGGTCGCGAAGCCGTCGAGCACATCGTCGCCCTCGACGCCATCCTGCCCATCGTCAACAAGGGCAACCCCGTCGACAACCTGACCATCGACCAGCTTCGCGCCATCTACGAAGGCAAGATCACCAACTGGAAGGAAGTGGGCGGCAAGGACGAAGCCATCGTGGTCATCTCCCGCGACACCTCCTCCGGCACCTACGAATCGTGGCAGCATTTCGTCATGAAGGACGCCAAGGTCTTCCCCGGCGCGCTGTTGCAGGCATCCTCCGGTGCCGTGCTTCAGGCCGTCTCCAAGAACTCCAAGGCCATCTCCTACGACGGCATCGGCTACGTGAACGACACCGTCAAGGCCACCAAGGTCAACGGCGTCACCGGTTCCGCCGCCACCGCCAAGGATGGTTCGTACGCCATGGCCCGCGACCTGCAAATCTACACCCCCGGTCAGCCTCAGGGTGCGGTGAAGAACTTCATCGACTTCATGAAGTCGGCCGAAGGCCAGGCCCTCGTGCAGGAAGCCGGCTTCATCCCGACCAAGTAG
- the pstC gene encoding phosphate ABC transporter permease subunit PstC — protein sequence MAMSRRAKDNMVHGAFWTAAALCIVTLTLIMVFLFMEGFPIFQHVSLADFIFGKLWYPTFDPPEFGILPMIVGSLVVTALSSLIAIPLGIMTAIYLAELAGPRMRAYVKPLVEMLQALPSVVIGFFGMVIVAPWLQETFDIATGLNIANASIMLAFMAVPTITSIAEDAIYSVPNDMREASLALGATHWQTIGRVVVPAALPGISTAVILGMARSIGETMVVLMVAGGAAMLPGSIFDPSRPMPASIAAEMAEAPFRSDHYHALFATGLVLFFFTLAFNALAAWIAEKKKQVGTATL from the coding sequence ATGGCCATGTCGCGACGCGCAAAAGACAACATGGTGCACGGCGCCTTCTGGACAGCCGCCGCCCTCTGCATCGTCACGCTGACGCTCATCATGGTCTTCCTCTTCATGGAAGGCTTTCCCATTTTCCAGCATGTGAGCCTTGCCGACTTCATCTTCGGCAAGCTGTGGTATCCCACATTCGACCCGCCGGAATTCGGCATCCTGCCCATGATAGTGGGGTCGCTGGTCGTGACCGCGCTTTCGTCGCTCATCGCCATCCCGCTTGGCATCATGACCGCCATCTACCTTGCCGAGTTGGCCGGCCCCCGGATGCGCGCCTACGTGAAGCCCCTCGTGGAGATGCTTCAGGCACTGCCTTCGGTGGTCATCGGCTTCTTCGGCATGGTCATCGTGGCCCCGTGGCTACAGGAGACCTTCGACATCGCCACAGGTCTCAACATCGCCAACGCATCCATCATGCTGGCGTTCATGGCCGTGCCCACCATCACCAGCATCGCCGAAGACGCCATCTACAGCGTACCCAACGACATGCGCGAGGCCTCTCTCGCCCTCGGGGCCACCCACTGGCAGACCATAGGCCGCGTGGTCGTCCCTGCGGCACTGCCCGGCATCAGCACGGCGGTCATCCTCGGCATGGCGCGTTCCATCGGAGAGACCATGGTCGTTCTCATGGTGGCGGGCGGCGCAGCCATGCTGCCCGGTTCCATCTTCGACCCTTCACGGCCCATGCCCGCCTCCATCGCAGCAGAGATGGCCGAAGCCCCCTTCCGTAGCGACCATTACCACGCACTCTTCGCCACCGGCCTTGTGCTCTTCTTCTTCACTCTCGCCTTCAACGCACTGGCCGCATGGATTGCCGAAAAGAAGAAACAGGTGGGAACGGCAACGCTGTAA
- the pstA gene encoding phosphate ABC transporter permease PstA, protein MPRTAFASQQTATLGNIGHMPQDSGYVKRRKPLQRFMFGLFHVAVFINAAALAIICGFVLYHGLPAISWEFLTAFPRDSMTKGGILPCILGTIALSYGSMLIALPWGVATAIYLQEYARPGPLVHAIRLTINNLAGVPSVVFGLFGLSMFVTAMKMGVSLLAGMFTLAALVLPLIIGASEEALRSVSQTYREASLGLGATKWQTISLVVLPAALPSILTGAILAVGRAAGETAAIMFTAAMFFSPRLPGSLFDSVMALPYHIYVLATAGTEIELTRPMQFGTSLVLIVLVLGMNLMAIIMRARLQRRLR, encoded by the coding sequence ATGCCCCGCACTGCCTTCGCCTCACAGCAGACGGCCACCCTCGGCAACATTGGCCACATGCCTCAGGATTCCGGCTATGTGAAACGCCGCAAGCCTCTGCAACGATTCATGTTCGGCCTGTTCCATGTCGCCGTGTTCATCAATGCGGCGGCCCTCGCCATCATCTGCGGCTTCGTCCTCTACCACGGTCTGCCCGCCATCAGTTGGGAGTTTCTCACCGCCTTTCCGCGTGACTCCATGACCAAGGGCGGCATCCTGCCGTGCATCCTCGGCACCATCGCCCTCAGCTACGGTTCAATGCTCATCGCCCTGCCATGGGGAGTGGCCACAGCCATCTACCTGCAGGAGTACGCCCGCCCCGGCCCGCTGGTGCACGCCATACGTCTGACCATCAACAACCTGGCAGGGGTGCCTTCGGTCGTCTTCGGCCTGTTCGGACTCTCGATGTTCGTCACCGCCATGAAGATGGGAGTCAGCCTGCTGGCGGGCATGTTCACGCTGGCGGCACTGGTGCTGCCGCTCATCATCGGGGCATCCGAAGAGGCACTGCGCTCGGTCTCGCAGACCTACCGCGAAGCGTCACTGGGGCTTGGGGCCACCAAGTGGCAGACCATCTCGCTGGTGGTGCTTCCCGCCGCGCTGCCCAGCATCCTCACCGGGGCCATCCTTGCCGTCGGTCGCGCCGCAGGTGAGACGGCAGCCATCATGTTCACGGCTGCCATGTTCTTCAGCCCCCGCCTGCCCGGTTCGCTGTTCGACAGTGTCATGGCCCTGCCCTACCACATCTATGTGCTGGCGACGGCAGGTACTGAAATCGAACTGACGCGCCCCATGCAATTCGGCACCTCGCTGGTGCTCATCGTGCTGGTGCTGGGCATGAACCTCATGGCCATCATCATGCGGGCGCGACTCCAGCGCAGACTCCGCTGA